One Actinosynnema pretiosum DNA segment encodes these proteins:
- a CDS encoding class I SAM-dependent methyltransferase encodes MRPDAVQRVLDTELTAARHRRGGEPPRVLDVGGGTGVWAVQLAAAGCAVTVVDPSPDALATLTRRAAEAGVADRVIAVQGDTDALGELVSDGAADLVLGHGLLEVVDDATTALAALAAAAAPGGAVSVLVANRYAAVLHRAIGGRIVDARRLLDDEGGQLAGTRDPLLRRFDVTGLETLVSSTGLAVEILQGHGVVADLVPGAVLEANPGAAEALAELELAAATRSPLRDVAARLHVLARRTG; translated from the coding sequence ATGCGACCGGACGCCGTACAGAGGGTGCTCGACACCGAGTTGACCGCCGCGAGGCACCGGCGGGGCGGCGAGCCCCCCAGGGTCCTGGACGTCGGCGGCGGCACCGGCGTGTGGGCCGTCCAGCTGGCCGCCGCGGGCTGCGCGGTCACCGTGGTCGACCCGAGCCCCGACGCGCTGGCCACCCTGACCCGGCGCGCCGCCGAGGCGGGCGTCGCCGATCGGGTGATCGCCGTGCAGGGCGACACCGACGCCCTCGGCGAGCTGGTCAGCGACGGCGCCGCCGACCTGGTGCTCGGCCACGGGCTGCTGGAGGTCGTGGACGACGCGACCACCGCCCTCGCCGCCCTCGCCGCCGCCGCGGCCCCCGGCGGGGCGGTCTCGGTCCTGGTGGCCAACCGCTACGCCGCCGTGCTGCACCGGGCCATCGGCGGCCGGATCGTCGACGCGCGCAGGCTCCTCGACGACGAGGGCGGTCAGCTCGCCGGGACCCGCGACCCGCTCCTGCGCCGGTTCGACGTGACAGGTCTTGAGACCCTGGTCTCATCGACCGGGCTGGCGGTAGAAATTCTCCAGGGGCACGGGGTCGTCGCAGATCTGGTGCCCGGCGCCGTGCTGGAGGCGAATCCCGGCGCGGCTGAGGCGTTGGCAGAGCTGGAACTGGCCGCCGCGACGCGTTCTCCCCTGCGAGACGTGGCCGCGCGGTTGCACGTGCTGGCTCGCCGCACGGGGTGA
- a CDS encoding quinone-dependent dihydroorotate dehydrogenase, producing the protein MIYRNVVRKALFSLHDGDAERVHETTLDLASRVSPLAARVNLGVRGPGLARTVFGVRFPNPVGLAAGLDKNGRALPAWAALGFGFVEVGTVTAKAQPGNPLPRLFRLRGSEAIINRMGFNNEGAQALADRLEALGPLPVPLGISLGKSKVTPVEEAEEDYRLSLRALHRHGDYFAVNISSPNTPGLRALQDRDALDRLLSALNAEMAELGARKPLLVKIAPDLTEAAIGELLEVCEAHGVDGLIATNTTLSRDGVVARDAHLAEQAGGLSGRPLAARAREVVRFVSRETGGKLPIVGVGGIASADDAKRMLDAGASLLQVYTGFIYEGPGLVRRINRSLLGR; encoded by the coding sequence GTGATCTACCGGAACGTGGTGCGCAAGGCGTTGTTCTCCCTGCACGACGGGGACGCGGAGCGGGTCCACGAGACCACGCTCGACCTGGCGTCGAGGGTCTCCCCGCTGGCCGCCAGGGTGAACCTGGGCGTGCGCGGGCCAGGCCTGGCGCGCACGGTGTTCGGGGTGCGCTTCCCGAACCCGGTGGGGCTGGCGGCGGGGCTGGACAAGAACGGCCGGGCGCTGCCCGCGTGGGCCGCGCTGGGGTTCGGGTTCGTCGAGGTCGGCACGGTCACCGCGAAGGCCCAGCCGGGCAACCCGCTGCCGAGGCTGTTCCGGCTGCGCGGCAGCGAGGCGATCATCAACCGGATGGGCTTCAACAACGAGGGCGCGCAGGCGCTGGCCGACCGGTTGGAGGCGCTGGGGCCGCTGCCGGTGCCGTTGGGGATCAGCCTGGGCAAGTCGAAGGTGACGCCCGTCGAGGAGGCCGAGGAGGACTACCGGCTCTCGCTGCGGGCGCTGCACCGGCACGGCGACTACTTCGCGGTCAACATCAGCTCGCCGAACACGCCGGGCCTGCGCGCGCTGCAGGACCGGGACGCGCTGGACCGGCTGCTGTCGGCGCTGAACGCGGAGATGGCCGAGCTGGGCGCGCGCAAGCCGCTGCTGGTCAAGATCGCGCCGGACCTGACCGAGGCGGCGATCGGCGAGCTGCTGGAGGTGTGCGAGGCGCACGGCGTGGACGGGCTGATCGCCACGAACACCACGCTGTCGCGCGACGGCGTGGTGGCGCGGGACGCGCACCTCGCGGAGCAGGCCGGTGGGCTCAGCGGCAGGCCGCTGGCGGCCCGAGCGCGCGAGGTGGTGCGGTTCGTCAGCCGGGAGACCGGCGGGAAGCTGCCGATCGTCGGGGTGGGCGGCATCGCGTCGGCGGACGACGCGAAGCGGATGCTGGACGCGGGCGCGAGCCTGCTCCAGGTGTACACCGGGTTCATCTACGAGGGTCCGGGTCTGGTGCGGCGGATCAACCGGTCGCTGCTGGGCCGGTAG
- a CDS encoding ParA family protein: MAQKPKGRRLHLVHTVAVLSLKGGVGKTTVALGLASAALRRGVRTLVIDLDPQCNATSTLEPGESSASVYDVLKEPAPETVRAAIAPSAWGDGVDVLSGSEDAELLNHPDPGEKRLGRLREALAVVEDDYQLVLLDCPPSLGQLTRSALVAADRALLVTEPTMFAVAGVQRAFEAVQSEREHNDELQPLGVVVNRVRPRSHEHQFRIEELRDIFGPLVMPVALPDRLAVQQAQGACMPIHEWGTPGAREVALAFNLLLARVLRVSRSRRKASHRDFDEDEIQEAHEAVDA; the protein is encoded by the coding sequence ATGGCACAGAAGCCTAAGGGCCGTAGGCTGCACCTTGTGCATACGGTCGCGGTGCTCAGCCTCAAAGGTGGAGTGGGGAAGACGACGGTCGCGCTGGGTCTCGCGTCGGCCGCGCTCAGGCGCGGCGTGCGGACGCTGGTCATCGACCTCGACCCGCAGTGCAACGCCACCTCCACGCTGGAACCGGGGGAGTCCTCGGCCAGCGTCTACGACGTGCTCAAGGAACCGGCCCCGGAGACCGTGCGGGCCGCCATCGCGCCGTCGGCGTGGGGCGACGGGGTCGACGTGCTCTCCGGTTCGGAGGACGCGGAGCTGCTGAACCACCCCGATCCGGGTGAAAAGCGGTTGGGGCGGCTGCGCGAGGCGCTGGCGGTGGTCGAGGACGACTACCAGCTGGTGCTGCTGGACTGCCCGCCGTCGCTGGGCCAGCTGACCCGCTCGGCGCTGGTGGCCGCGGACCGGGCGCTGCTGGTGACCGAGCCGACGATGTTCGCCGTCGCGGGCGTGCAGCGCGCGTTCGAGGCGGTGCAGTCCGAGCGGGAGCACAACGACGAGCTCCAGCCGCTGGGCGTGGTGGTCAACCGGGTGCGCCCGCGCTCGCACGAGCACCAGTTCCGCATCGAGGAGCTGCGCGACATCTTCGGCCCGCTGGTGATGCCGGTGGCGCTGCCGGACCGCCTCGCGGTGCAGCAGGCCCAGGGCGCCTGCATGCCGATCCACGAGTGGGGGACGCCGGGCGCGCGCGAGGTGGCGCTGGCGTTCAACCTGCTGCTGGCGCGGGTGCTGCGGGTGAGCCGGAGCAGGCGCAAGGCCTCGCACCGGGACTTCGACGAGGACGAGATCCAGGAGGCGCACGAGGCGGTGGACGCGTGA
- a CDS encoding DNA-formamidopyrimidine glycosylase family protein: protein MPEGDTVFLAGHRLADALTGRVLLRGQLRHPRFATADLAGREVLGVRSVGKHLFTRFSGDLSLHSHFRMDGAWHLYRPGERWRRPGHQARAVFEVPDRQAIGFALHDLELLPTADEHRLVGHLGPDLLADDWDGAAEAEAVRRLVAEPERELGLALLDQRVLAGVGNLYKAEVCFLLGVSPWSPVSAVDPVEAVRLCRRLLLANAWRPEQSTTGSLRRGQQHWVFERTGRPCARCGTRVRVGGQGAGVLERVAYWCPRCQPGPIA from the coding sequence GTGCCCGAGGGTGACACGGTCTTCCTCGCGGGCCACCGGTTGGCCGACGCGCTGACCGGCCGGGTGCTGCTGCGCGGTCAGCTGCGCCACCCGAGGTTCGCGACGGCGGACCTGGCCGGGCGCGAGGTGCTGGGCGTGCGGTCGGTGGGCAAGCACCTGTTCACCCGGTTCAGCGGGGACCTGAGCCTGCACAGCCACTTCCGGATGGACGGGGCGTGGCACCTGTACCGGCCGGGTGAGCGCTGGCGCCGTCCCGGCCACCAGGCGCGGGCGGTGTTCGAGGTGCCGGACCGGCAGGCGATCGGGTTCGCGCTGCACGACCTGGAGCTGCTGCCGACCGCCGACGAGCACCGGCTGGTCGGCCACCTGGGCCCGGACCTGCTGGCCGACGACTGGGACGGGGCGGCCGAGGCCGAGGCGGTGCGCAGGCTGGTCGCGGAGCCCGAGCGGGAGCTGGGGCTGGCGCTGCTGGACCAGCGGGTGCTCGCGGGCGTCGGGAACCTGTACAAGGCCGAGGTGTGCTTCCTGCTGGGCGTGTCCCCGTGGTCGCCGGTGTCGGCGGTGGACCCGGTGGAGGCCGTGCGGCTGTGCCGGAGGCTGCTGCTGGCCAACGCGTGGCGGCCGGAGCAGTCCACGACCGGGTCGCTGCGGCGCGGGCAGCAGCACTGGGTGTTCGAGCGGACCGGGCGGCCGTGCGCGCGCTGCGGGACGCGGGTGCGGGTCGGCGGCCAGGGCGCCGGGGTGCTGGAGCGGGTGGCGTACTGGTGCCCGCGCTGCCAACCGGGTCCGATCGCATAG